Proteins from a single region of Chanodichthys erythropterus isolate Z2021 chromosome 13, ASM2448905v1, whole genome shotgun sequence:
- the il13ra2 gene encoding interleukin-13 receptor subunit alpha-2, whose protein sequence is MFLRNIVPLWLSAFILLMLTQVSTSEVTACEVAVDPPADIEIKDSGFLGYLSIHWTRPASLQNLTDCRVRYQLQYYDTYEERWRSVRTVKLTYAAQFDLEKPVKVRMLTMLKCACTNGTEVQGEETEKVYTPEPTGMAGSRIRDFHCVYYGKEYMECTWESGPVQPPNSQQYLYYWHREMDETKECPEYIVLSEVRRGCRFPRESLLEFSKFNMCVNGSSPAGSLRTAYFSIEVQNHVKPAVVSPVHVSEMDGLLKLAWLPPSGLVPEHCLEYEIKSRTLMANGKEKQQRKILENVVLDTSYDLRKEAESKQTCFQVRSKVNMYCADEGFWSDWSQAECIEEEEIQCFSIWNLLSLVGLVVTGVLIVLCLSLWILKKICIKKNSKKDALYTLYKQKVNETVPAILSPIFK, encoded by the exons ATGTTCCTGCGGAATATTGTTCCTTTGTGGCTCTCTGCATTTATtctgcttatgctgactcaggtCTCCACATCAGAGGTCACAGCCTGTGAAGTGGCGG TGGATCCACCTGCCGATATTGAGATAAAAGACTCTGGCTTCCTGGGTTACCTCAGTATTCACTGGACTCGGCCAGCCAGTCTTCAGAACCTTACAGATTGCAGAGTACGATATCAACTCCAATACTATGACACCTATGAGGAACGTTGGAGG AGTGTCCGAACTGTTAAATTGACATATGCTGCCCAGTTTGACCTTGAGAAACCAGTCAAGGTGAGAATGCTCACTATGTTAAAGTGTGCCTGCACCAATGGGACAGAGGTCCAAGGGGAGGAGACAGAGAAAGTGTACACACCTGAACCTACAG GTATGGCAGGATCAAGAATAAGAGATTTTCATTGTGTCTACTATGGAAAGGAGTACATGGAATGCACCTGGGAGTCAGGACCTGTCCAGCCTCCAAATTCACAGCAATACCTCTATTACTG GCACAGGGAAATGGATGAAACAAAGGAATGTCCAGAATACATCGTATTATCTGAGGTTCGGAGAGGATGCAGGTTTCCTCGAGAATCGCTCTTAGAGTTCTCCAAGTTTAATATGTGTGTAAATGGATCCTCTCCAGCAGGAAGTCTGAGAACAGCCTACTTCTCTATTGAGGTTCAAAATCATG TAAAACCAGCAGTGGTATCCCCTGTGCATGTCTCAGAGATGGATGGACTGTTGAAGTTAGCTtggttgccacctagtggtctGGTACCAGAACACTGCTTGGAATATGAGATAAAGAGCCGCACTCTAATGGCAAATGGCAAAGAAAAGCAG CAAAGGAAGATTCTGGAGAATGTAGTTCTGGACACATCTTATGACCTCCGGAAAGAAGCAGAAAGTAAGCAAACTTGCTTTCAAGTCAGGTCAAAGGTGAACATGTACTGCGCTGATGAAGGATTCTGGAGTGACTGGAGCCAAGCAGAGTGTATAG AAGAGGAGGAAATACAATGCTTTTCAATATGGAATCTTCTCAGTCTGGTTGGCCTGGTTGTTACTGGAGTCCTCATCGTCCTTTGTCTTTCATTATGGATATTAAAGAAGAT TTGCATAAAAAAGAACAGCAAGAAGGATGCCCTATACACTTTGTACAAGCAGAAGGTCAATGAGACCGTGCCCGCAATCCTCAGTCCCATTTTCAAGTGA